The genomic window TTAATAAAATAAGCAGAAATTTCAAATTTGTTCCGGTCATGATACTGAAATAACCATCGCGCTAACCAACCTACAGAGTGACTTCTAAGACAATAAGATAAGTATCCTATCTTAAGTTTTTTATCTGTAAGGTTTTGTTTTTTTCTTTCTATGTGACCATGAAAATACTTTTCTACTTTTTCTTTAGCATAATTTTCTATATTGGCTTCACAAAGCTGTAATAACTGGTTTTGAATATGTTTGTTTTTCTTTGGATTATCTTCAATATATGGAGTAAAAAAATTGGCATTAAATAATCTGGCTATTCTAACTGAATCTAGTTCTTTCGGTTGGGCTTTAATTAGTGACTCTACTAATTCTTCTTGTCTTTTTTGTACTAAGCAAGATTCTTCCCAATGACCACCTGCGGTCATTAATCCCCGCAAAATTTGGCGATTTGCGAAAACTTTTTCTGGTAAATTTTCTACTAAAGAGTAGTATGATTTAGCAGTTTCTATACCTTGATCGAATTGACCCGCATTCTGATAAAATGTAGCTAGTTGACCTATGACCTCTGTATTATTAGGGCTTAACTTTAAATATATTTCGCACAATTTTACAGCTATTTTTGGTAGCCTTTTTGAGTAAGCTATTTCTAAAGCTGCTGGCAGTACAACTATCAACAAAATTTGATGATTATTTTTGCAATGTGGTAAACACGCTTCCAGAAACTCCAGGGTTGGTGGGTGTAAAGGTGCATAGTCTAAAATTAATTTTAGAACATCCATTAGCAGTTCTAAATTGACATCTCCTTTTGGTTGAGATTGGAGAACTTTGATTAGTCCTAGTTCTTCTAAATCTTGACCACTATAGGTTTCTAACTTGATAGCCAATTTAATCAAATTTAAGAGATTATGAATATCTTGAGGAAAAATTTCCTTGATGTTATTGCGAATCTTTTCAGCTACTAAATATTCTTTTAATTCTTCTCGGCGTTCAGCCTCTGTTTGCAAAATCTTAATTAATTCTGCCTGACAGGTTTCGACTTGTTCTGTATCGACTTCCATGATGGCCATAAACCAAGTTGTCTGGGCTTCTACCTCTTGCCCTTGCAACAGTAACATTAATCCTAAATGCCAATAGTGAGATTTAACATCAGGTTCTATGGTAATTGCTTCTTCGTAGAGACTTGCAGCTTGGATATAATTACCTGCAAGAAAATATTTTTCTGCACGCTGATGATATTGAACTGGAGGAGTTAATGAGAGCATAGTAATTATCAAAAATTGGTAGGATGAAACACGATAGAGATGTAGCAATTAGCTCAATGAAAAATCACACTTAGAGCAAATTGCAGAAATTGGGTAATGTTTAAAAACACTACCCAACATAAAAAAGTATGTGAAATAACAAAGAATTATAAGAAGTGAATGTTTTACACTTGCTTATCTAGCCAAAGATACAAAATCATTTTCACAAGTTGTAGTAAATGTATTGACATCACTAACTTCTTGAGAAGGACCTGGTGACTCACAAGCTATTGCTAATGTGAGTGCTTCAGAGGTAGCACTCTCTCCTACAGTTGTACCTACTAATCCATAGTAGGATTTCAACGCAGCTTTATTAGCTATTCCTTTAAATTGAGCATTACCACTTCCATCACCGGTGATGCTGTAGTCGTAATTTTCAGATTGAGTCTTGATACCTACTTGCAATTCAGATAATCCTGTAGCGAACTTTTGGTATTCTAGGTAGTAAGCTTGTTGAGAACGGTTAACTGTACCAACGTAGTTTCTCGCTTCTGACTGTTTCGCTTTGTTTACCTGACCAAGTAGTGAAGGTAACGCGATCGCAGCAAGTACACCGATAATAATTACTACAACTAGCAGTTCAATTAAGGTAAAACCTTCTTCTTCTTTCTTTTTACGGTTGCTGAGGTGGTTAAGGAATTTAGCTTGCAATTCTGGCTTGAGCATGGGTTTCTCCTGAAGTTTGGGGTAAGTAGAATGCGATCGCTCTGTTCTAAAAAAAACTTACCCAGTTGCAATCTGCGATCTATCACTCCAGTAAAAAAACTTCTTGTTTTAGCTATAATTACGTATATTTACTAATAAAATTAATCTAGTGGATGAAGAAATAAGGTTTATCTCCTGTTTTCTACTGACAATTGCTTTATTTGGT from Nostoc sp. UHCC 0870 includes these protein-coding regions:
- a CDS encoding O-linked N-acetylglucosamine transferase, SPINDLY family protein, which gives rise to MLSLTPPVQYHQRAEKYFLAGNYIQAASLYEEAITIEPDVKSHYWHLGLMLLLQGQEVEAQTTWFMAIMEVDTEQVETCQAELIKILQTEAERREELKEYLVAEKIRNNIKEIFPQDIHNLLNLIKLAIKLETYSGQDLEELGLIKVLQSQPKGDVNLELLMDVLKLILDYAPLHPPTLEFLEACLPHCKNNHQILLIVVLPAALEIAYSKRLPKIAVKLCEIYLKLSPNNTEVIGQLATFYQNAGQFDQGIETAKSYYSLVENLPEKVFANRQILRGLMTAGGHWEESCLVQKRQEELVESLIKAQPKELDSVRIARLFNANFFTPYIEDNPKKNKHIQNQLLQLCEANIENYAKEKVEKYFHGHIERKKQNLTDKKLKIGYLSYCLRSHSVGWLARWLFQYHDRNKFEISAYFINTNPECDPLHEWYLSKLDKAYKSNHTSEIAEEIYKDEIDILIDLDSITLDISCEIVSLKPAPVQVTWLGFDASGSPSIDYFIADPYVLPESAQEYYSEKIWRLPQTYIGIDGFEVSVPTITREQLDIPHDGIVYLCAQRGFKRHPDIARLQLRILKEVPNSYFLIKGISDEESIKIFFDGLAEEEGVDTSKLRFLPGVIAESVHRANLGIADIVLDTYPYNGATTTLETLWMCIPMVTRVGEQFAARNSYTMMMNAGITEGIAWTDEEYVEWGVRLGKDEALRQQIAWKLRQSRKTSPLWNGKQFTREMENAYTQMWQRYISS
- a CDS encoding type IV pilin-like G/H family protein yields the protein MLKPELQAKFLNHLSNRKKKEEEGFTLIELLVVVIIIGVLAAIALPSLLGQVNKAKQSEARNYVGTVNRSQQAYYLEYQKFATGLSELQVGIKTQSENYDYSITGDGSGNAQFKGIANKAALKSYYGLVGTTVGESATSEALTLAIACESPGPSQEVSDVNTFTTTCENDFVSLAR